The Anabaena sp. PCC 7108 region TTTCATAATTTGTAGGGGCGTATTGCAATACGCCCCTACGTGATATGTTTGTGTTTGGCAGGATTTTCATCATCCAAATCCCATTGTCCTGGATTATTTATAATGTATTCTCGAATACAATTTAGATCATTTTCATTGCGAATAATAGATTCATAGTAATTGCGCTGCCATATTGGTGTCGCCGGCAAATTACGAATTTGGTTAAGTTGTTTAGTGACGGTACTTTTAAACCCCCGTATAATTGCACCAACAGTTTGGGAAGGCGATCGCAAAAAGGTATTCAATGTAGTGATAGAATGCGATCGCATATGCCAAGAAATAATCATGATTGCGTGTAAGTGATTAGGCATCACAATGAATTTATCCAATTCAATATTTGGACGTAATTCAGGAGTTTTTAACCATTCTTTAATAACTGCATCACCATATTCATTTAACTGCATTTGAGAATTTATTATATTTCCAAACAGACACTCACGATTATGAGTACATATCGTGATAAAGTATGCGCCTTCTTGGGAATAATCATATCCTTTAAGGCGAATAGAACGGCGATGATGTTTTTAAGAATCATATGTCATAATTCTTTTGCATGAGGTTTTTAAAATTCTAGTATTACAATTGTAGGGGCGTATTGCAATACGCCCCTACGTGAGGTAATTACAATAATTAAAGTCCTTCACGCAAACCCATCGCAATTTTACTATGCTTTTCAATTTGTCCCATTACCTGTTTTGCACGCTTGATTACCACCGCCGGTAAACCTGCTAATCTTCCTGCTTCTATTCCATAGGATTTATCAGCACCACCGGGTTGAACTTGATGTAAAAAGATAATTTGGTCAGGTAACTCTTTAACAGTTACTTGATAATTTGCCACATTAGAAACAATAGTAGCTAATTCATTTAACTCATGATAATGGGTAGCAAAAATAGTCCGAGATTTAATATCAACAGCTAAATATTCAGCCACAGCCCAAGCAATTGATAAACCGTCAAATGTTGCTGTCCCACGCCCAATTTCATCTAATAGAACCAAAGATTGAGCAGTTGCATGATTAAGAATATTTGCAGTTTCATTCATTTCTACCATAAAAGTAGATTGACCAGTTGCTAAATCATCCACAGCCCCAACACGAGTAAAAATGCGATCGCACACAGCCAACTTAGCAGACCTAGCCGGTACAAAACTACCAACTTGCGCCATTAATTGAATCAACCCCACCTGTCTTAAATAACAACTCTTCCCACTTGCATTTGGCCCCGTCAAAATCACCAAATCAGGCTTCTCTTTCTCTGTGTCCTCTGTGTCTCTGTGGTTCGTTTCCCTCCCTCCTAACTCCGTCGAATTAGGAACAAAAAACCCAGCAGGTAAAGACTGTTCCACCACCGGGTGACGACCATCAATCACCGCAATTTCCCGTCCTGTCAGCATTTCTGGGCGACAGTAACCTTGATGTACAGCCAAATCAGCCAAACCACATAATACATCTGCGGCAGCGACAGCGCGGGAAATATTGCGGATTATTTCGGCATGATTACCCACTTCATCCCGTAATGCGTCAAAAATCTCATATTCCAACTGATTTAAATCATCTCGCGCTGTGAGAATTCGTGCTTCTCGTTCTTTCAAATCAGGAGTAATGTAACGTTCCTCATTTGTCAGGGTTTGTTTGCGAATGTAATTATCGGGAACTTGGTCAGATTTACTGCGGGAAATACTGATATAATAACCAAAACTCTTATTAAATCCTACCTTTAAATTCGGGATTCCTGTTCTCGTTCTTTCATCAACTTCTAAATTTGCAATCCATTGTTGATCACTTTCGACAGTAGCTTTTCTTTCATCCAAAAGCGCATTAATTCCTGCCCGAATTAAACCACCTTCTTTGAGATGTATAGGTGGTGATTCTACGATGTGAGCGTGTAACTTTTCGGCTAGTTCTTCTAAGATGGGCGGGACTTTTTGCAAAGCTTTTAAGAAAGGGGAATGAGCATCTGCAACTAAGCGAGATAATTCAGGTAAACGGGAGAAGGAATCAGCTAAAGCTACTAAATCCCGTGCATTAGCTCTACCAGAAGCGGCTCTGACTGTTAAACGTTCTAAATCGTAAATTTGCCTTAATAAATTCCGCAAATCTTGACGCAAAGAGGTATTTTCTACTAATTCTTGAATAGTATCTTGGCGGGATTTAATTCCTTTCAGATCAAGTAGCGGTTGTAACAACCATCTTCTTAAAGCCCTGCTGCCCATTGCGGTGCGAGTTCTATCTAAAGCCCATAATAGAGAACCGTGAAATGTGCCATCGCGGACGGTTTGGGTAATTTCTAGGTTACGGCGGGTTTGATGATCGACTATTAAATAATCAGTCAGGGTATAGGTGCGTAACAATTGCAGGGAAACTGGATTGGCTTTTTGAGTATCTTCGATGTATTCCAAAAGACCACCAGCGGCGCGAACGGCGAGGGGGAGATGTTCGCAACCTAAACCTTCGAGCGATCGCACTTTGAATTTCTGTAATAATTTACTTCTAGCTTCAGCTTGGGAAAAGGGAACTTGCGATCGCAAACTATAACAAAATGTAGGTGGTA contains the following coding sequences:
- a CDS encoding transposase; protein product: MRLKGYDYSQEGAYFITICTHNRECLFGNIINSQMQLNEYGDAVIKEWLKTPELRPNIELDKFIVMPNHLHAIMIISWHMRSHSITTLNTFLRSPSQTVGAIIRGFKSTVTKQLNQIRNLPATPIWQRNYYESIIRNENDLNCIREYIINNPGQWDLDDENPAKHKHIT
- the mutS gene encoding DNA mismatch repair protein MutS, which gives rise to MTTPTPEPHQPNTSLTDTNLVEDRSKLSKMYQHYVETKDKYPHALLLYRVGDFFETFFQDAVTVSRELELVLTSKHGGEVGRVAMTGVPHHAWERYTTLLVEKGYAVVICDQVEDSSEAVGLVKREVTRILTPGTLLEEGMLKASRNNYIAAVVIAVNHWGLAYADISTGEFLTSQGSDLEHLTQELMRLQPSEVLFPTNAPDLGSLLRPGETSPSLPQCLPPTFCYSLRSQVPFSQAEARSKLLQKFKVRSLEGLGCEHLPLAVRAAGGLLEYIEDTQKANPVSLQLLRTYTLTDYLIVDHQTRRNLEITQTVRDGTFHGSLLWALDRTRTAMGSRALRRWLLQPLLDLKGIKSRQDTIQELVENTSLRQDLRNLLRQIYDLERLTVRAASGRANARDLVALADSFSRLPELSRLVADAHSPFLKALQKVPPILEELAEKLHAHIVESPPIHLKEGGLIRAGINALLDERKATVESDQQWIANLEVDERTRTGIPNLKVGFNKSFGYYISISRSKSDQVPDNYIRKQTLTNEERYITPDLKEREARILTARDDLNQLEYEIFDALRDEVGNHAEIIRNISRAVAAADVLCGLADLAVHQGYCRPEMLTGREIAVIDGRHPVVEQSLPAGFFVPNSTELGGRETNHRDTEDTEKEKPDLVILTGPNASGKSCYLRQVGLIQLMAQVGSFVPARSAKLAVCDRIFTRVGAVDDLATGQSTFMVEMNETANILNHATAQSLVLLDEIGRGTATFDGLSIAWAVAEYLAVDIKSRTIFATHYHELNELATIVSNVANYQVTVKELPDQIIFLHQVQPGGADKSYGIEAGRLAGLPAVVIKRAKQVMGQIEKHSKIAMGLREGL